Part of the Rhizoctonia solani chromosome 2, complete sequence genome is shown below.
AGGGTTTCAAGAGCTGGCATAGACGTATGTGACAAGAGCATAGCAATCAACCCGGGATCAACCAGTCGGAGGTGCAAATACTTGAGTTGCGGGAGTGTGACGACGGGAAAGGACAAGCTTTCGTCCTCGACGCAAAAGTCACATTGGTCGAGACTAAGCTCCTCAAGCGTGGGGCCATTGCGCATAAGAGTTTCTGTGAGCTGTTCCCAAACAATCATTGTTTCTTCCGTACACATGGACGCAAGTCGCAACGTTGTGAGGTGTGAAAACGCATTGTCGTACCAGGGAAAGTTGACAGCTTGAAGTTTGAGAACTTGAAGCTTTTCTCCACTACCGCAGCCGATTACCCCGAATGAGTTGGCGATATCAGGTGCTAGAGCAGGTGCAAAGATTTGCATGCCAGAACATGGGTCATATGGGAGGCTGAGTTCAAGTGATTGGAGATTCGGCACGGCACCACATATCTGTGCGAGGGTCGTTTCGACACAATCCTGGTCGGGTAGAACCAGGTTAAGTGATCTAATTCGGCAATAATATGGCTCAAGAATGGCGAGTAATCCAGAGACGTCTCGAGGAAAGGCAATCGACTCTGCAGACGTAGAATCCAGGATAAAATCGATGCTGCATCCTCCACTGCGAAGTAGAATTTCGGGTAGGCCAGCGCCATAAACGCCCAAGCACACCGTACTCCAGAGTGTGGGTGTGTTCAAGACAACCTCACGCCAGCGCGAGCATGTCCAAGAAGCCAATAGGGGAAGATTGGGGCCTTCATCAGTCTCCCCCTCATATGATAAAATACGAATAAACAACTCTCTTGGGAGATCGTTAATTGATATACTACAAACAATATGGATCTCAGTCGATTGTTGCTTTTGATCTCGGATATCTTACCATGAACTCCGAGTATTCCCGCTTAAACTGGCTCCAGAAACCACGGCACGGGCCGTACTTGGCGTATCGACTGTATCCTCCTTGGCGCCAGCGAGAGTTTCCACCAAGGTTCCCCTAGCGACCCTATAGCGTATCGGTATACTGGTAATAATGCCAATATCGCGTTAAACTCACTGAAGTGCTACGGGCACATGTAAGGGCTGCGAGTGACTATTGGCCGATAGGACCTCAATTCCGGTGGGGCGATGCCCAACGAACTTTCCCGTCTTGAAACGAAGCAACCACTTTTTGAATCGTTTTGTTTGGGATGAGACAAGATGAGGCATTGATAGGTTCTGAGACAAAGAATCGGAGAAGAGTGAGGGGTGGTCGAGGGGTTATCCACTCTATAGAGGCCTATATACGTACGTGACGCAACGTAGCTTGTGCGCCGAGCATAACCAATGGAGCAGACAGCACGTGGGGACATCGGATTTGTAAGAAAGACCAGCCGACAATCACGGAAGTGGAACAGCTTGGTCATATCACGCCCAGATAGGAAACTTCCTCGGTAAAGGACCAGAAATATGACtaaagttggggataaaATGTGTATTATATTGAATGATGGAATATTATATGGCTAACCTTGGTCAACTAAGGTATCATCGCACCCATTTCCTAAGCCTATCCTGAATTCGCACGCTCGGGAACCGACAGTCCGAACATGAGAATAGCTACTATCACACCACCACCACGACATGAAACCTACGCCAACGAACAGCCCTGTCAGAGAAGGGCACTATGAATGATAAAACTATCTTGCTTACCTTGACAGCCGCGTCTTTATATCAATCAATCCGAAGCTCATGACTCTTCTTTCTTCGAGCTGCGTCCCCAAGCAACGCGGCTTGTTCCTCTTGTGGTGCCTCGCACAAACCCAGCCCTCCGCACGCCACGACCAAACCGGATGCTGGTGGGAACAAGGCTCAGGCTCTTCATAGATGAAGCTAGGTCATCCAAATCCTCGCGAGGTTGCGATAGTGGGACAGAAGGTGTTCGTGATGGCCCAGCTTCCGCCGCTAGGGGGGTGGCCGGCTGATCAACAGTGTTATGTAGCGCCGAACTGCTCTTTGTGTCGTCATCACCGTCACTATCGCTCTCTTCCTTTCCAGCACCTTGATTCTCTGCCCTAGGCTTCCATGGCTTGCGAATTAGAGTAGCACCCTCCCCATAGCGTGCCAATAAGCCACCGACGCCATGTTTGGTCACCGCAAAGAAAAAGAGCTTGGGATATCCATGGGCATCgatcaaatgcagccttctcCCCTTTGGAGTACGGAATTTTTTAGGACACGACTCAAGAAAGCAAGCAAACTGTGTGAGGAATGGCGTGTGGTAAGTAGATAATTGGATAAGTAGTAGAAAGCGCGCCCACGGTACTTTCGCCTCGTTCGTTCTTTATTCTTGCTAACTCATCGTGGTACTCTGTCTGGTGCTATACGAAGCTCGCTAAGGCTCGTAAATTATACTGAGAAACGAAGAACACTTACCAACTCGAGCATCCGGGCATCCGGAAATATCTTGGCTCCCCCAGGTTCGTTACGACAATTTCCCTCTTTACAGATATGAGTATGGTACTTCTTATAATGCTCTTCTAGTTCCCTTAGAGATCCTAATGAGGTTGGATGTCGAGGAGGCGCACAAGTAGGAGGCAAAGAACAAACAAGATATCTAGGTGGATTGCTATCCGAAGTTCGGGGAAGTTTTCCATCTGGATCAATAGATTCTAATCCACGGGCTTTTGTTTGAGGCTCAATCCGGCCATGTTCGTTGGAAGAAGAAGTGGAATGTCGGCGTCGTTTACCGGACATGGTGGCCGAGCCCAACATGAATGCCTGTTCCAAATAAGCTTCACATCACGAATTTCAAATTTGACTCACAATCCGTAACACCCATCTTATCAGATATATGTGCGCTCATAACAGTAttttgcgcatatatacgaGTAACTTTACATAAGTTGATCTATTGGAACACAATTCCACTGCAAAATTCTAATGAAACGTTGGGTACAATGCACGACTATGGCATCAAGATACATGTGACCTTCCCAGCACATGACAGGTATACTGGCTATACAGACGCCCCAGGACACAACTTACGGAAATCACAGTAGTCTTTGTTCGAGAACTCAAAGGGAAAATGTGAAGCATAATATGCTGTGCAATAATACACATTACTTGACAACATTCATCGGTTGGCTAGCTCAGTTGGTTAGAGCGTCGAGCTAATAGCGCAATACGTGTAACTCGAAGGTCGTGGGTTCGACCCCCCCGCTGACCATGTTTTTGCCGGGTGCTTTACCGCTCGGGCTTATTTGATGGAACTCTCTTTTGTGGACGGGAGATCAGTGCCATCGTCATACTTGTAGGCGCCCGTCCAGGCTCGTCCAGTGGCGTGACGTCATACTCACGTTACTCGAGCTTATAATCTCTCCAGTGTTATCACCATTCCGATAATTCATCCTCCACATCCCACTGCTGTTATGTCTAATCAGCCCGCTCTGCCATCTGAGATCGTCCAACCTGCCCATCAGGGAACTGAGGGAGTTGTCGCAGATCAACAAGGTACTTGATATTTGGAATTCCGAGAGTCAATTATCTGACCTTTGTGATCAGCCGCGACCCAACCAGGAAGTGGTTCTGCGGTCCCCAATGACTTGGAACACTCTGCTAATGCGCACGCTGACCAGCGCCTCCACGAAGAAGAGAAACTACCTTTCAAGGAGCAGGTGAAAGGTGCGTTCTCCTGTGGGGAGATAATGTTCAATAATTCATTTACCTTGAATTAAATAGCTTACGCAAAGATCCATCGAGGGAATGTGAGTGAAGTCCAGGCCGGATATTATTAGATTCGCTAACTTTTTTTTGTAAACAGTTGTTACCCGGTCATGTAAGTCTTTGTATCCACGCCCAACCCATCGGTCCGAACCTGAATGTGATTTGTCTGTTCAgaaagaagaaaaggaagtTGGCCAGAAAATCCTTGCGGGCGAAATCGACCCCCCTCCTCCAGCCCATTGATACCCCCTGTTTTCGGATCGTTTTTCTGATACCACCTGCATTATGTACCAGTACTATAATGCCACTCGCACATAAACCTGTGTACCCTAATTTGAATTAGTGGCTTGAATGGGCGAGAAGCCGTGATCGAAGGGTGGACCTGAAACGTCCGGAAGCGGGCGTAGTCCGCCGACTTCGAATTATAAAAAGAGCACGGACGTTGAGCCAACACCGTCTTTTCACTCACCCCACTTTAGTTGCTTGTTGACTTGGTCTCTCCCTCTCGTTACCAACTACATTCTTTTCAAACATGATTTTCTCGCGTTTCTTGCTTGTCGCTGTTGCTGCCGTCGGTGTTGTCGCTCACTCCCGCTCCGGCCATGCCCATAAAATCGGCATGGTTCGGGTTCCTGCAAAGGTTGACGTTGCTCCCCGGACTTACTCTGCATCCCCCTACAAAGACACCATTGCCAAGCTCAATGAATACCAAGAGCAAACGAGTGGGTACTGTTGAGCCATAGCATTCAATTAAGCTCTAATTTTGACAAACAGCCGATGCCATGGCTGGCCCGGTGTCCGAACGGGAGGCCAAGTTGATAGAGATCACAGCAGGGGTGCTTGATTGTGTCAAAACTTACAATTCAGACTTCAAGTCCAAGTTCTTGCTGTTGGACCTTGGCAATATTGCAAAAGGAGGCGAGATATCAACTGTTGGTAGCGTGAGTTTGGGCCGCAACATGAGTCCACTGCACTTCCTTGCTCACGTCACGTCCTGTCTCAACAGAAAATGTATCATATTCTCCGTAGCTGCAAGGGAACTCGCAGTCAGCAACTGACTGATAATATCCATGCTATCAAGTCCGTTCCTTCACTTCTGACCATCTAAGAGACAACTAACCCTATATTTTAGCGTCGAGGTCGACTCTATGGGAGATTTCCTAGCCCAGAAGCTGCCTCAGCCATTGTCAAATATGGTTATTCCTGCATTTGCGAAATATTCAGACAGGATGGATATGATCGAATACGCTACGAAGCCCGCCTCCTACTGATGGGTTATGAAGACCAG
Proteins encoded:
- a CDS encoding F-box-like protein, with amino-acid sequence MLGAQATLRHNLSMPHLVSSQTKRFKKWLLRFKTGKFVGHRPTGIEVLSANSHSQPLHVPVALQVARGTLVETLAGAKEDTVDTPSTARAVVSGASLSGNTRSSCISINDLPRELFIRILSYEGETDEGPNLPLLASWTCSRWREVVLNTPTLWSTVCLGVYGAGLPEILLRSGGCSIDFILDSTSAESIAFPRDVSGLLAILEPYYCRIRSLNLVLPDQDCVETTLAQICGAVPNLQSLELSLPYDPCSGMQIFAPALAPDIANSFGVIGCGSGEKLQVLKLQAVNFPWYDNAFSHLTTLRLASMCTEETMIVWEQLTETLMRNGPTLEELSLDQCDFCVEDESLSFPVVTLPQLKYLHLRLVDPGLIAMLLSHTSMPALETLELEFDPDDQCEVFRALFPSTSTCPEQEPAKSLSRVRSLAIQGGAYQADLVCEIIGRMPDLERLMLGGCIVTAAIIRTLSLPRVARKLTDMWLELCENYCAFDLQRLARARCGGVRVHEIGSAGQAPLVM
- a CDS encoding C2H2 zinc finger encodes the protein MSGKRRRHSTSSSNEHGRIEPQTKARGLESIDPDGKLPRTSDSNPPRYLVCSLPPTCAPPRHPTSLGSLRELEEHYKKYHTHICKEGNCRNEPGGAKIFPDARMLELHQTEYHDELARIKNERGESTFACFLESCPKKFRTPKGRRLHLIDAHGYPKLFFFAVTKHGVGGLLARYGEGATLIRKPWKPRAENQGAGKEESDSDGDDDTKSSSALHNTVDQPATPLAAEAGPSRTPSVPLSQPREDLDDLASSMKSLSLVPTSIRFGRGVRRAGFVRGTTRGTSRVAWGRSSKKEES